One Oscillatoria salina IIICB1 genomic window carries:
- a CDS encoding GGDEF domain-containing protein: MKIISYLQQIPKPIIFGIGIIQLLLIGTIDYLVINHISLAIFYLLPIIFTTWFWHEIAGMVISFLSAVAWLNAYYAEEVCLTLNPSIPYWNAAVRFSFFIIITHLLAAQKRAYDREKDFARSDSLTGVANRRFFFEMLEDEIKRNHRYKSPLTLAYLDVDDFKTVNDRYGHNKGDQLLCLIGTVLTRETRDTDIVARMGGDEFALLLTETDYESAEKALVRIVSKLIEAVQIQSFPVGFSVGAVTLVEFVQLANTVHLAQSILKQADTLMYAVKETGKNRIKHELFGENELDVV, encoded by the coding sequence GTGAAAATTATTTCATATTTACAACAAATCCCCAAGCCGATAATTTTTGGCATTGGCATTATCCAATTGCTACTTATCGGGACAATTGATTATCTAGTAATTAACCATATTAGTCTGGCGATTTTTTATTTATTGCCGATTATTTTTACTACCTGGTTTTGGCATGAAATTGCCGGTATGGTTATTTCCTTTTTAAGTGCAGTTGCTTGGTTGAATGCCTACTATGCTGAAGAAGTTTGTTTGACTTTAAATCCGTCAATTCCTTATTGGAATGCGGCAGTAAGATTTAGTTTCTTTATCATTATTACCCACTTATTGGCAGCCCAAAAACGTGCCTACGATCGTGAAAAAGATTTCGCTAGAAGCGATTCGTTAACTGGAGTTGCTAATAGAAGATTCTTTTTTGAAATGCTCGAAGATGAAATCAAACGCAATCATCGCTACAAAAGTCCCCTAACTCTTGCTTATTTGGATGTGGATGATTTTAAAACAGTTAACGATCGCTATGGTCATAATAAGGGCGATCAGTTACTATGCTTGATCGGTACGGTTTTAACGAGGGAAACCCGTGACACAGATATAGTAGCTCGTATGGGTGGAGATGAATTTGCGTTATTGTTAACAGAAACCGATTACGAATCAGCCGAAAAAGCTTTGGTAAGAATTGTATCTAAACTGATAGAAGCAGTACAAATTCAGTCTTTCCCGGTAGGATTTAGTGTCGGTGCGGTGACGTTAGTAGAGTTTGTGCAATTAGCGAATACAGTTCACTTAGCACAATCGATTCTCAAACAAGCAGATACGTTAATGTATGCTGTGAAAGAAACTGGCAAAAATAGGATCAAACACGAACTTTTTGGAGAAAATGAACTGGATGTAGTATAG
- a CDS encoding MgtC/SapB family protein: MSQDLLTSQSLLSVILRLGFALLFGAVIGWERESREKPAGFRTHILVSIGSALFVLVPIQLGIAEESVDAFSRIIQGVVSGVGFLGAGEIVSQSQPETGEFRVRGLTSAAALWVSASFGILASCGLWQIGLIATGISVIVLQIFKKFE, from the coding sequence GTGTCACAAGATTTACTAACTTCTCAAAGCTTACTAAGCGTCATTCTAAGATTAGGTTTTGCCCTGCTGTTTGGAGCAGTGATTGGTTGGGAACGAGAAAGTAGAGAAAAACCTGCGGGTTTCAGAACTCATATCTTAGTTAGTATTGGTTCAGCTTTATTCGTACTTGTACCGATTCAGTTAGGAATAGCTGAAGAAAGCGTAGATGCTTTTAGTCGAATAATTCAGGGAGTAGTCTCTGGAGTCGGTTTTTTAGGTGCTGGCGAAATTGTCAGCCAATCTCAACCAGAAACAGGGGAATTTCGGGTTCGCGGTTTAACTTCTGCCGCAGCCCTTTGGGTTTCTGCTAGCTTCGGAATCCTTGCTAGTTGTGGTTTGTGGCAGATTGGCTTAATTGCTACCGGAATATCAGTGATTGTCTTGCAAATCTTTAAAAAATTCGAGTAA
- a CDS encoding type 1 glutamine amidotransferase has product MELKIGWLYPNLMSTYGDRGNVICLKRRCQWRGIDVSVISLDRESDPATFTNVDIFVGGGAQDRQQEIVMRDLRGAKADQLRDRLEQGIPGVFTCGSPQLLGHYYEPALGQRIEGLGILDLVSKHPGIDARRCIGNVVFELTASPLAEDLKANLGKNPVIIGFENHGGRTYLGQVEPLGKVIKGYGNNGEDGTEGAFYRRAIATYSHGPLLPKNPFLADWLIQTALHQKYQTEIFLTKLDDSLALQAREAMFKRLDLHS; this is encoded by the coding sequence ATGGAATTAAAGATTGGTTGGCTGTATCCCAATTTAATGAGTACCTACGGCGATCGCGGAAACGTCATCTGCTTAAAACGTCGCTGTCAGTGGCGCGGAATTGACGTATCAGTCATCAGTTTAGACCGAGAAAGCGATCCCGCGACCTTTACCAATGTTGACATTTTCGTCGGTGGTGGGGCGCAAGATCGTCAACAAGAAATCGTCATGCGGGACTTACGCGGTGCAAAAGCAGACCAACTACGCGATCGCCTCGAACAAGGAATTCCCGGCGTATTTACTTGCGGTTCTCCCCAACTCCTCGGTCACTACTACGAACCAGCCTTAGGACAGCGAATTGAAGGCTTAGGAATCCTCGATCTCGTCAGCAAACATCCTGGTATAGATGCCCGTCGCTGCATCGGTAATGTAGTCTTTGAATTGACCGCCTCACCTCTAGCAGAGGACTTAAAAGCCAACTTGGGGAAAAACCCAGTAATTATTGGCTTTGAAAATCATGGCGGACGTACCTATTTAGGTCAAGTAGAACCCCTAGGAAAAGTTATTAAAGGCTACGGTAACAACGGCGAAGACGGTACCGAAGGCGCATTTTATCGGCGGGCGATCGCCACCTATTCTCACGGTCCTCTTCTACCCAAAAATCCCTTCCTCGCCGACTGGTTAATTCAAACCGCCCTTCATCAAAAGTACCAAACCGAGATTTTCTTAACAAAACTTGATGATTCTCTCGCCTTACAAGCGCGTGAAGCAATGTTTAAACGTTTAGACTTACATAGTTGA